From Arcobacter lacus, one genomic window encodes:
- a CDS encoding dUTP diphosphatase has protein sequence MLYKDFKESIKTLGFLTIEDFMNYSGVSSNEILNWEEKNEVPYVISLLLHLIRGEKEVLPTNLVLDNLVEECFPLATLLEEASSFPSKLEEMFLLQKKLNDSTNGNNWELGVNKFGKEINWLRCIHMEVAELIESTPWKHWKNINANPDMNNIHVELVDIWHFLMSYILQETNVPKAVSLVNTHCIYEASSNIDVKLMVREAEKLSYISLAIDTGNMPSFSGIERFIDQFFRCCKISGLSFTWLQKLYIGKNCLNQFRQDNGYKEGTYIKVWNGNEDNVVMVDLLEKMEDVSFDDLYNKLKEEYSKNK, from the coding sequence TTGTTGTATAAAGATTTTAAAGAGAGTATAAAAACTTTGGGTTTTTTAACTATTGAAGATTTTATGAATTATTCAGGTGTTTCATCTAATGAAATTTTAAATTGGGAAGAAAAAAATGAAGTTCCTTATGTTATTTCGCTACTTTTACATCTAATAAGAGGTGAAAAAGAAGTTTTACCAACAAATTTAGTTTTAGATAATCTTGTAGAAGAATGTTTTCCTTTAGCAACACTTTTAGAAGAAGCTTCATCTTTTCCTTCAAAATTAGAAGAGATGTTTTTATTACAAAAAAAATTAAATGATTCAACAAATGGAAATAATTGGGAATTAGGTGTTAATAAATTTGGAAAAGAGATAAATTGGCTTAGATGTATTCATATGGAAGTGGCTGAGCTTATAGAATCAACTCCTTGGAAGCACTGGAAAAATATCAATGCAAATCCAGATATGAATAATATTCATGTTGAACTTGTTGATATTTGGCACTTTTTAATGTCTTATATTTTACAAGAAACAAATGTTCCAAAAGCAGTATCTTTAGTAAATACTCATTGTATTTATGAAGCATCTTCAAATATTGATGTAAAACTTATGGTAAGAGAAGCTGAAAAACTATCTTATATCTCTTTAGCAATAGATACAGGAAATATGCCTTCATTTAGTGGAATTGAAAGATTTATTGATCAATTCTTTAGATGTTGTAAAATTTCTGGTTTATCTTTCACTTGGTTACAAAAACTTTATATTGGAAAAAATTGTTTAAATCAATTTAGACAAGACAATGGTTATAAAGAAGGAACTTATATAAAAGTTTGGAATGGAAATGAAGATAACGTTGTAATGGTAGATTTACTAGAAAAAATGGAA